CCGCCCAGTCAGAAATTTCACCTGAAAAGAGGTAGCAAGCTATGCAACTGTCGACCACTCGCCGTCATGACATCGCGGGTCCGCGCAGCCGTCGTCAACGCGGTTTCACGCTGATCGAAATCATGGTCGTGATCGCGATTCTGGGCATTCTGGCCGCGTTGATCGTGCCGAAGATCATGAGCCGTCCCGACGAAGCGCGCCGTGTCGCCGCCAAGCAGGACATCGGCACGATGATGCAGGCGCTGAAACTCTACCGTCTGGACAACGGCCGTTATCCGACGCAGGAGCAAGGTTTGCGCGCGCTGATCGAAAAGCCGGGCACGGACCCCGTGCCGAACAACTGGAAAGACGGCGGCTACCTCGAGCGTCTGCCGAACGATCCGTGGGGTAACGCCTACCAGTTTCTGAATCCGGGCGTGCACGGCGAGATCGACGTGTTCAGCTATGGCGCGGACGGCAAGGCGGGCGGCGAAGGCAATGACGCCGACGTCGGCTCGTGGCAGTAGGCGTTTAAGGAGTCGGTGGTTTTCATGCGCGCGGCGGGATTGAACCTCGCGCGTTCCTCTCGATGCATCGTCGTTTGATTTTGAGTTGATCGTTCGTGGCCGGCACTATGCGATTGTCCCCTTGCAAGTCCCGTGTGGACACGCCCTGTACGGCTTCGTTGCCGCGCGCGGTGTGTACCGGCGCGCGCCCGCATGGCGTGCGCCGCCCGGGTGACGCGGGCAGGCGCGGCGGCGGCAAACGCGCGGCGGGTTTCACGCTGCTGGAAATGCTGGTGGTGCTGGTGATCGCGGGCCTGCTGGTGTCCTTGACCGCGTTGACGATGACACGCAATCCGCGCACCGATCTGAACGAGGAAGCGCAGCGTCTCGCGCTGCTGTTCGAATCGGCCGGCGACGAAGCGCAGGTGCGCGCGCGGCCGATCGCCTGGCAACCGCTCGATGGCGGCTTTCGTTTCGACCTGCGCACCGAAGACGGCTGGCGTCCGCTGCGTGACGATCTGCTTGGGCCGCGTCGCTGGGAAGGTGGCGTGACCGGCGTGAGCATCAGCTATCCGGGTTCGGATTCGCAGCCCAGCCGTATCGTATTCGGCACCGAGGCGATCGACGTGCCCGTGCAGATCACGCTGTTTTCGGCAGCCGGGAGCGCGACGATCGTCGGCACCGGCAATGGCCGCTACGAGGTGCACTGAGATGCGTCGTTGCAGGAGCATGACGGCTCGCGAGAGGGTCCACGGCGCGCAGCGCGGTTTTACGATGATCGAAGTGCTGGTGGCGCTGGCGATCATTGCGGTGGCGTTGGCCGCCTCGTTGCGGGCGGTGGGCAGTCTCGCGAGCGGCGAGGCCGATCTGCACCGCCGCTTGCTGGCGGGCTGGAGCGCGGACAATACGTTGGCGCAATTGCATCTGGCGCATGCCTGGCCGAACGTCGGCTCGACGAGTTTCGACTGTTCGCAGGGCAACTTGCAGTTGATCTGTACGGAGCAAGTGACGGCCACGCCGAATCCGGTGTTTCGTCGAGTGGAAGTGATGGTGACGATGCCGGGCGGGTCCGGCAATCTGGCTCAGATGGTGACGGTGGTCGCGAATGAAAACAACCGTTCGCTCTGAGCGCCGCCGCCGATCGGGCGCGCGTGGTTTCACGCTGATCGAATTGCTGGTGGCGATTGCGATTCTGGCGGTGATTGCCGTGTTGTCGTGGCGCGGGCTCGACCAGATCATTCGCGGCCGGCAGACCATCACGAGCGCGATGGAAGAAGAGCGCGTTTTTGCGCAGTTGTTCGACCAGATGCGGATTGATGCGCGGCAGGCCGCGTCGGATGATGAGGCTGGGCAGGCGGCTGTATCGGTGTCCGGCAGCGTGTTGCAGATCGTGCGGCAGATGAATTTGCCGGGTGCGGCGCCGAGGTTGCAGGTGGTGAGGTATCGCGTGTCCGATGGACGTGTGATTCGGTATGCGTCGCCGCCGTTGGGGAATATGGGCGAGTTGCGGCGGGCTTTGCGCGGCAGCGAAGGTGAAGGATGGAGTGGTGTGCCGCTGATGGCCGGTGTTGGTTCTATTTCTGCTCAGGTTTATGTGCCCAAGGTGGGCTGGACTACGCAGATGGGCGATGTGCAGAGCGCCATTACGGAGGCGGACAATAATCTTAAGGTGCCCCAGCTGGGGAGTGCGCCGCTGCCGCGGTCTGTGACGGGGCTGCAGGTGAGTGTCGGGGCTAAGTCGTTGGCGCGGCCCGTGACGCGGGTTTTTCTCGTCGGAGAGTGAAATGAAGTTCTCTTTTTTGTCTTTCCGATGGGTTTGTCTGGGTGCTTTTGGTGTTGGGCTTTCCTTGAAATCACGGTGGTCTATTGGTGTTGTCCCTGTGCGGGGCGGCACTTACTTTCTTTGCGGCCGCAAAGAAAGTAAGCAAAGAAAGCGGCTTCAAACCGCTAACGTACAAGCGGGTCCCCCGCACAGCCACAGTAGTGGCGCGATCAACGCACAATCCCTCGCACAGCAAGCGGCAGTGACCAGGCAGTCATCCGTTCCGGCGGCGCTTCGCGCGCCGAGCGGCAAGCAACGAAACCATCGGTCGCTGGCAATGCCTAGCTACGCCTCACGGTATCTCCGGTCTGCTTCGGCGTCTGTGCATGCATCCGGGCCTATTTCGGCGCCGCGCCGAGGCGAAGCCGACGGCTCCCACCTCGCGCAGACAAAACCGCTGAGCTCTACCCTTCCGGCGAGCACACCGTGCGAGGCGGGAGGTATGACGGCCTTGTCACAGGTGTCGAATGTGCGAAGTGACGGATTCCAGATGGTCCACTACCGAGGCTGTGCGGGGGACCCGCTTGGCAATGGTGGTGTGAAGCGGCTTTCTTTGCCTACTTTCTTTGCCGCGGCAAAGAAAGTAGGTGCCGCCCCGCACAGGGGCAACGCCAATAGACCACCACGAATTCAAGGAAAGGCCAACACAAAACAGAGCCAGAAAAACCAGACCGGCGTAGCCATCATCAGCGCCTTGTTAGTAGTCGCGCTATCAGCGATCTTGGTCTCGGGCATGCTCTGGCGCCAGCAAGTCCAAATCCGAAGGATAGAAAACCAGCGCCTCCTTTCCCAAGCCCAATGGGTAGCCCGCGGCGCGCTAGACTGGACGCGCCTGATCCTCCGCTCAGAAGGCGACACTTCAGCCGGCATCACCTACCTGGGTGGCCTATGGGGCGTCCCGATAGCCAAAACCCGCCTATCCGATTTCCTGGGCCAAATAGGCGAAGTCAGAGCGCAACAAGGCGCAGAAACCTACCTATCGGGTTCAATCGAAGACGCCCAGGCAAAATTCAACCTGAGAAATCTGGTAGAGAGCCCCGCCCCTGGCGTGATGCAATTGGACATGGACCAAATCGGCGCCTACCAGCGCCTACTGGTATCGCTCGGCGCAAACAGCCAGCTGGCAAAAACCACAGCAGTCCAGGTCCGCGCAAGCCTCGCACAATCGGCAACCCGTTTCCAGACCATCACGTCCACGAACGGCACAACCGCGACCCCGCCGCCGATCCAGGGCGGCGCCACCGGCGGCAGCTTCACCAACAAACCGGGTATCGAAGACAGCGACGACAGTTCCGCGAACGCACCGATCCAGATGACCAGCGTCGACTCGCTGCTCGATATCCCCGGCTATACGCCCGAGATGGTCGCGCGCTTGCGGCCCTTCGTCACCGTGCTGCCGACGGTATCGGCGGTCAACGTGAACACGGCTTCCGCCGAAGTCATCGCAGCGGTCATACCGGGAATGAGCGTGTCGACGGCGCAAGCCTTCGTCGAGCGCCGGCAGACGGTGTTTTTCCGTAACGTCGGCGACATACAACTCGCGTTGCGCGGCGCTGGCGTGCAATCGATCTCGATCGACCCGAGCGAACTCGACGTCAACTCGAATTACTTCCTGATCCACGGCCGCGTGCAGCACGAACGCGCCGAGGTGGACCGCACGACCCTCGTCTATCGCGACGCATTGACTCACACTACGCGTATCGTGCGAGTAGAAGACCAACTATGAATAACGCCTTTCCCAGAGAGAGTGGCCTTTGAGCACGCTGATCGTTCTATTGCCGCCGCGTGATCCGGCGGTGCCATCGCAGGAATGGCAACTGCCGGAGCTGCCGTTCGTGCTGCTCGACAAGTCGGGCCGCGCCCAGCGCGCCGGCCGGTCGGCGCTCGCGCTGCTGCCGCGCGCCTCTACCACGGTGCTGATGGTCGCCGCGCGCGACCTGCTGATGATGCCCGCCACACTGCCGCCGTTGCGTGGCCCGCGGCTGCGTCAGGCGCTGCCCAACATCGTCGAGGATCAACTGATCCAGGACCCGCAGACCTGTCACATCGCCGTCGACCCGAAACCGCTCGCGGGCGGCCGGCAGTTGCTGGCGATCATCGACCGCGGCTGGTTCCGGTATATCTGCGAATCGTTCTCCAATGCCGGCCATCGCAGCTTGCGCGCGGTGCCGGTCACGCGCTGCCTGCCGCTGGCGGCCGCGCTCGATGCCGATGTGCCCGCCGAAGTCGCGGAAACGGTGAACGCCGGTGAGCCGGCCATGGCCGGCGCAGCAGGCGTGGCGACGTCGCTGCCGGGCGTCGCGCCGGTGGTGGCGCCCGGCGTCGCGGCTGCGGTGCCGATGGTGGCCGCCGTGCTCGGCGCCGTGGTGCAGACCGCGCCCGCCCTGCTGCTCGAAGGCGTGGCGGCCAGCGCGGGCGACCGAAGCGTGCCGCGCGTCGAACTGGCGATCGCGCGCGGGGTGCAAGGCGAAGGGCTGGCCGTGCCGGCCAGCGCGGTAAACGCGACGCTCGGCGCGCTCGCCGGCGCGGCGCCGGTCTCGCTGCACATGCTCACCGAAGTGCCCGGCAACGAGCCGAGTCTCGCTCCGAATAGCCCGGCGCGGCTGGCTGCGCACATCCACGGCGCCAGTCCGCTGCCGTTCGAGCAGCTCGCGCGACGCGCGCTGGAGTGTCGCTTCGACCTGTGTCAGTTCGAGTTTGCTTCGCAGCCGTGGCGGCTCGACCGCGCGACGCTGCGGCGTCTGCGGCTGCCGGTGCTGCTCGCGGTCGGCGCGCTGGTGATTGCCATCATCGGCGCAAACGTGCAGTGGCTGATGCTCGCGCGCCAACGCGACGCAATCAACACGCAGATGACCGAACTGCTGCTCAATACCTTCCCCAAAACGACCGTCGTGCTCGACGCGCCCGACCAGATGTCGCGCCAGTTGCAGCAATTGCGCGTCGCGGCGGGCGAACTGTCGCCGGACGATTTCCTGCCGCTCGCCGACGGCCTCGCTCGCTCGCTGGCGCCGGTGCCGGTCAACGGCATCGCCGCGCTCGACTATCACGACCGGCGGCTCGACGTGAACTTCAAGCCGGAGGTCAAGCTCGATCCCGATCTCGCGAAGCGCCTCGCCCGCAACGGCCTGAGCGGTGGGATCGATAGCAATACCGGCAAGTGGACCATCAGGAACGGACAATGAAAGCTGAACTCGCTCAAACATGGGCCGGATTCTGGGACCAGCGCACCGAGCGCGAAAAAGCCCTGCTGACGTGGGGCGGCGGCGTGCTCGCCGTGGTGATCGCGTGGTCGGTGCTGTGGGCGCCGGCGCAGGAAGGCCGCTCGCATCTGCGTGAATCGCTGCCCGCCATGCAGCGGCAGTTGGCGCAGATGACCGCGCAGGCGAACGAAGCGCGCCAATTGTCGGCGGCGGCGCAAGGCGTCGCGCCGACCGGCGCCGCGCTGAAGGACGCCCTCACCGCGTCGCTCAACGATCACGGCCTTGCGGCGACGCAGGTTCAGGTGATCGGCAACGCGGTCCAGATCCAGTTGAAGAACGCGTCGTTCCCGGCGTGGACGAACTGGGTCGACGACGTGCGCAAGCAGTTCAAGGTGCAAGTCTCGGAGGCGCACGCCACGGCGCTCAAGGAAGACGGCCAGGTGGACCTGACGGCGTCGTTGCAGCCGTCCACCGCGAAATGAAAATAACCGCGACCTCGCCGTCACAGGATCTCGCATGAATTACTGGATGCGGCGCTTGCGCGTCGCGCTGCCCTGGCTGGTGGTCGCGGTGCTGTCCGCCGCGGTCGTGATGCTGACGATGCTGCCGGCCGCCTGGATCACCCCGCAGTTCGCCAAACAGACGAGCGGCCACGTCAATCTCGTCAATCCGGCCGGCTCGCTGTGGCACGGCTCGGCCACGTTGATGCTGGCCGCCGGCTCGGACATGAGCGCGGCGACGCTGCTACCTGGCCGGATCGAATGGCACACGGCGTTCTGGCCGCTGTTTACGGGCCGCGTGCGCATGATCATGCGGCACAGCGAAGCAATGCCGGAGCCGATCACCGTCGATGCCACGCCGCGCAGCGCGACCGTCACGCCCGGCGCGATCGCCGTGCCGGCTTCGCTGCTGAGCGGCCTTGGCGCGCCCTTTAACACGCTCGATCTGCAGGGCAATGTGCAACTGTCCTGGTCGGACTGGCGCAGCTTCAACCGGGAAGCGTTCGGGCAGTTGACGGTCACGTTGACCGACGTCAGTTCGCGTGTCTCGCTGGTCAAGCCGCTTGGCTCGTACCGGGTGCTGTTTCAGGCGCAGGGCGAGTCGTCCACGCTCGATCTGACCACCACCAAGGGCCCGTTGATGCTGACCGGCAATGGCACGCTGTCGGCGGCGTCGACGTCGTTTCACGGGACGGCCAGCGCCGCGCCGGAGGCTCGCGACAATCTCGCGGGTTTGTTGAACCTGTTGGGGCGGCCGAGCGGACCGGACACGGTGGCGTTGACGTTCGTGCACTGAGGCACGCTGCCTGGCGCTGCGGCGCCGGCTGGTCAAGCGGCGGCGATGTCGTTCATCGAGGCGGCCAGCGCTGCGCCGCAGGCGCGCGCTAACTTCGCGGGGCGGCTGAACCTGTTGGGGCGGCCGGGCGTCGACGCAATAAAAAAGAGGCATGGCCGTGGATTGCGGCCATGCCTCTTTTGCTTTGCCTCGACGGCCAGTGCTTCTACTCGGCGTGCATCCGCGACGGCGTCGTCGCCGCGCTTTGCGCAACAGGCGCAGCCGACGATGCCGGCAGCGGCGCCGGCGCCGCCACATCACCTGTTTCGCGATTCATCTGCGACGCGTCCCAGCCGCCGCCCAGCGCCTTGACCAGACCGACCGACGACACCATCCGCTGCCCGGCGATGTTCTCCAGCTTCTGCTCGGCCGTGAAGGCGGTGGTCTGCGCCGTCAGCACGTTGACGTAGCCGACCGTGCCGGCCTTGTACTCGTTCGTGACGATGGCGAGCGCCTGACGCGCCGAGTCCACCGCCTGCCGCTGCACGACGATTTCCTGTTCGAGGATGCGCTGCGACGCGAGGTTGTCCTCGACGTCCTGGAACGCGGCCAGCACCGTTTGACGATAGGTGGCGACATCGCCGTCGTAGGCAGCGCGCGCGGCGTCGGTCTTGGCCTGCCGCAAGCCGGCGTCGAACAGCGTCGCGGCGAGTTGCGGGCCGAGCGTCCAGAAGCGCGACGGCGCGGTCAGCAACTGCGAGAACACCGAATTTTCGAAGCCGCCGGAAGCCGACAGTGTCAGCGACGGGAAGAACGCGGCGATGGCGACGCCGATCTGTTCATTCGCCGCCGCGGCCTTGCGTTCCGCCGAGGCAATATCCGGACGCCGCTCGAGCAGCGCGGACGGCATCTGCGACGGCACGGCAGGCGGCGTGGCGGTGAGCGGCATCGGCGGAATCGAGAAGGTCGAGGCCGGTTCGCCGACCAGGACGGCGATTGCGTGCTCGTCCTGGGCGCGCTGGACGCCGTTGTCGATCGCGGCGGCCTGCGCCGATTGCAATTGCGTCTGCGCCTGAATCACGTCGGAGCGCGCGGCAACGCCGGCCGCGTACTGGTTCTGCGTGAGTTGCAGCGAGCGCTGGTAGGCCGCGACGGTGTCGTCGAGCAGCTTTTGAGTCGAATCGAGCGCGCGCAGCGCGAAGTAGGTCTGGGCGAGCGTGGCCTGGGCCGATAGCCGTGCGTTGGCGAGGTCCGCCGCGGCACCTTGCTGGCCGGCTTTCTGCGAGTTCACCGAGCGGGTGACCGAACCCCACAGATCCGGCTCCCAGCTTGCATCGAGCTGCACGTTGAAACTGTTGCTGACGCCGGAGCGGCTCGTCGCGGTGGTCGAGTTGCCGCCGGACGACGTCCCGTTGCCAGAACGCGTTGCACCCGCCGACGCGCCGATAGTCGGGAAATACGCCGCACGTGCCTCGCCGACCAGCGCGCGCGCCTGCCGGTAGGCGGCAGCGAATTGGGCGACGGTCTGGTTTGCGGTGTTCAGGCGCTCTTCGAGCGGGTTGAGCTGCGGATCTTCGTAAATGCTCCACCAGTCGCCGCGATCCTGCTGATCGGCCGGTTGAGCGACTTTCCAGCCGGGCGCGGCTTCCTTGTACGACGCCGGGATTTCGGCGGCGGGCCGCTTGTAGTCGGGGCCGACCGCGCAAGCCGCCAGCAGGCTGGCGAGCGCCGCAGCCACAGCAATGGTCAGGGCGTGAGGCGCAAGCATCCGCGCGCGCGAGATTCGATCAGACTGCATGCAATGAATTCCTTCTGGACGCCGCGGCGCGGCCAATGGCGGCACCGCCGGCCGGGCGAGATCTTGGTCTGCCGGAATGTTAGCGTATGAGCCCGCTGGGCGCGGGAAACTGAAAGGGTAATGCGAGGAAGGAGGCAGGTGTGTTACTGAGGGTGCCGCGAAGGTTACGCGCTGTTACCGGCCTGGCGTTAAACCCGTGATTCCGTCGACTTGGCCTGGCGGGCCAGCTTACCGGCGGCGGCCCGGCACGGTGCATCGCCGCGCGCCTGGCAGGCGCCGGCGGGGCCTACGTGCTTTTCCGCGCCAGTGGGAACGACAGCGGCATTCACCGTAGGCACGGCCGCCGCCACCAACTCGACTTTTGTTGTCTTGACGCCCTTCCGTCCCCGCCGATGCTCGAACCACGCCAGTACCGCCACGCCGACCGATCCGCCAGGCAGCACAAACAGCACGGCGAACAACGCGAGTTTCCACCAGCGGTGCGGCCCTTGAAAGGTGCTCAGTGCGGAATCGGTCAGGGAGCGGCTCAGGCCGCCAAGCGTGTTTTTGAGGTACAGCATCAGGGAAATCCTTTTTCGCGCGTCGCGGTCGCGGCGCGCAGACAATCGGTCAGAACATGGTCTCGGGTGGCGCGGGTCGCGCGTAACTCGTTGCCTACAATAATATTGACTATGCAATCAAATTTCAAGATACTTCCCCCGCGAACATCGGCCGTGTTGTTTTCCTGTCGTTCGCACTACGCGAAATCAAGTTTGACTTGTCTGCTTAGGCAGCTAAAATCCGTTCTGCTTGAGACGTTCCCGGATACACGATGACTGACGGCCCCTACAAGGCGGACGAGATTCACCTCGAATCGAGTCTCGGCTACTA
The nucleotide sequence above comes from Paraburkholderia aromaticivorans. Encoded proteins:
- a CDS encoding type II secretion system protein M gives rise to the protein MKAELAQTWAGFWDQRTEREKALLTWGGGVLAVVIAWSVLWAPAQEGRSHLRESLPAMQRQLAQMTAQANEARQLSAAAQGVAPTGAALKDALTASLNDHGLAATQVQVIGNAVQIQLKNASFPAWTNWVDDVRKQFKVQVSEAHATALKEDGQVDLTASLQPSTAK
- a CDS encoding PulJ/GspJ family protein; this encodes MKTTVRSERRRRSGARGFTLIELLVAIAILAVIAVLSWRGLDQIIRGRQTITSAMEEERVFAQLFDQMRIDARQAASDDEAGQAAVSVSGSVLQIVRQMNLPGAAPRLQVVRYRVSDGRVIRYASPPLGNMGELRRALRGSEGEGWSGVPLMAGVGSISAQVYVPKVGWTTQMGDVQSAITEADNNLKVPQLGSAPLPRSVTGLQVSVGAKSLARPVTRVFLVGE
- the gspK gene encoding type II secretion system minor pseudopilin GspK, producing MTALSQVSNVRSDGFQMVHYRGCAGDPLGNGGVKRLSLPTFFAAAKKVGAAPHRGNANRPPRIQGKANTKQSQKNQTGVAIISALLVVALSAILVSGMLWRQQVQIRRIENQRLLSQAQWVARGALDWTRLILRSEGDTSAGITYLGGLWGVPIAKTRLSDFLGQIGEVRAQQGAETYLSGSIEDAQAKFNLRNLVESPAPGVMQLDMDQIGAYQRLLVSLGANSQLAKTTAVQVRASLAQSATRFQTITSTNGTTATPPPIQGGATGGSFTNKPGIEDSDDSSANAPIQMTSVDSLLDIPGYTPEMVARLRPFVTVLPTVSAVNVNTASAEVIAAVIPGMSVSTAQAFVERRQTVFFRNVGDIQLALRGAGVQSISIDPSELDVNSNYFLIHGRVQHERAEVDRTTLVYRDALTHTTRIVRVEDQL
- a CDS encoding efflux transporter outer membrane subunit, with product MQSDRISRARMLAPHALTIAVAAALASLLAACAVGPDYKRPAAEIPASYKEAAPGWKVAQPADQQDRGDWWSIYEDPQLNPLEERLNTANQTVAQFAAAYRQARALVGEARAAYFPTIGASAGATRSGNGTSSGGNSTTATSRSGVSNSFNVQLDASWEPDLWGSVTRSVNSQKAGQQGAAADLANARLSAQATLAQTYFALRALDSTQKLLDDTVAAYQRSLQLTQNQYAAGVAARSDVIQAQTQLQSAQAAAIDNGVQRAQDEHAIAVLVGEPASTFSIPPMPLTATPPAVPSQMPSALLERRPDIASAERKAAAANEQIGVAIAAFFPSLTLSASGGFENSVFSQLLTAPSRFWTLGPQLAATLFDAGLRQAKTDAARAAYDGDVATYRQTVLAAFQDVEDNLASQRILEQEIVVQRQAVDSARQALAIVTNEYKAGTVGYVNVLTAQTTAFTAEQKLENIAGQRMVSSVGLVKALGGGWDASQMNRETGDVAAPAPLPASSAAPVAQSAATTPSRMHAE
- the gspL gene encoding type II secretion system protein GspL, with protein sequence MSTLIVLLPPRDPAVPSQEWQLPELPFVLLDKSGRAQRAGRSALALLPRASTTVLMVAARDLLMMPATLPPLRGPRLRQALPNIVEDQLIQDPQTCHIAVDPKPLAGGRQLLAIIDRGWFRYICESFSNAGHRSLRAVPVTRCLPLAAALDADVPAEVAETVNAGEPAMAGAAGVATSLPGVAPVVAPGVAAAVPMVAAVLGAVVQTAPALLLEGVAASAGDRSVPRVELAIARGVQGEGLAVPASAVNATLGALAGAAPVSLHMLTEVPGNEPSLAPNSPARLAAHIHGASPLPFEQLARRALECRFDLCQFEFASQPWRLDRATLRRLRLPVLLAVGALVIAIIGANVQWLMLARQRDAINTQMTELLLNTFPKTTVVLDAPDQMSRQLQQLRVAAGELSPDDFLPLADGLARSLAPVPVNGIAALDYHDRRLDVNFKPEVKLDPDLAKRLARNGLSGGIDSNTGKWTIRNGQ
- a CDS encoding GspH/FimT family pseudopilin, translating into MRLSPCKSRVDTPCTASLPRAVCTGARPHGVRRPGDAGRRGGGKRAAGFTLLEMLVVLVIAGLLVSLTALTMTRNPRTDLNEEAQRLALLFESAGDEAQVRARPIAWQPLDGGFRFDLRTEDGWRPLRDDLLGPRRWEGGVTGVSISYPGSDSQPSRIVFGTEAIDVPVQITLFSAAGSATIVGTGNGRYEVH
- the gspG gene encoding type II secretion system major pseudopilin GspG, which codes for MQLSTTRRHDIAGPRSRRQRGFTLIEIMVVIAILGILAALIVPKIMSRPDEARRVAAKQDIGTMMQALKLYRLDNGRYPTQEQGLRALIEKPGTDPVPNNWKDGGYLERLPNDPWGNAYQFLNPGVHGEIDVFSYGADGKAGGEGNDADVGSWQ
- a CDS encoding type II secretion system protein N — translated: MNYWMRRLRVALPWLVVAVLSAAVVMLTMLPAAWITPQFAKQTSGHVNLVNPAGSLWHGSATLMLAAGSDMSAATLLPGRIEWHTAFWPLFTGRVRMIMRHSEAMPEPITVDATPRSATVTPGAIAVPASLLSGLGAPFNTLDLQGNVQLSWSDWRSFNREAFGQLTVTLTDVSSRVSLVKPLGSYRVLFQAQGESSTLDLTTTKGPLMLTGNGTLSAASTSFHGTASAAPEARDNLAGLLNLLGRPSGPDTVALTFVH
- the gspI gene encoding type II secretion system minor pseudopilin GspI, which produces MRRCRSMTARERVHGAQRGFTMIEVLVALAIIAVALAASLRAVGSLASGEADLHRRLLAGWSADNTLAQLHLAHAWPNVGSTSFDCSQGNLQLICTEQVTATPNPVFRRVEVMVTMPGGSGNLAQMVTVVANENNRSL